A stretch of Triticum aestivum cultivar Chinese Spring chromosome 1D, IWGSC CS RefSeq v2.1, whole genome shotgun sequence DNA encodes these proteins:
- the LOC123161596 gene encoding anaphase-promoting complex subunit 10-like produces MILAVLFANSEGNIRIEKMIPSYSQPLTPHREAWSVSSCKPRNGVASLRDDSLDTYWQSDGAQPHLVNIQFQKKVQLQLVVLYVDFKLDESYTPSKISIRAGDGFHNLKEIKTVDLLKPVGWVHISLSGTDPRETFIHTFMLQIAVLANHLNGIVGTLIHC; encoded by the exons atGATACTCGCCGTGCTCTTCGCCAACTCCGAAGGCAACATCCGCATCGAGAAGATGATACCCTCCTACTCCCAACCACTCACACCACATCGAGAGGCCTGGAGCGTCAGCTCCTGCAAGCCCCGCAACGGCGTCGCCTCCCTCCGCGACGACAGCCTCGACACCTACTGGCA GTCGGACGGCGCGCAGCCGCACCTAGTCAACATCCAGTTCCAGAAGAAGGTGCAGCTGCAG CTTGTTGTGCTGTACGTGGATTTCAAGCTGGACGAGAGCTACACGCCCAGCAAGATCTCCATCCGGGCCGGCGACGGCTTCCACAATCTCAAG GAAATTAAAACGGTGGACCTTTTGAAGCCAGTAGGATGGGTTCATATATCATTATCTGGCACTGATCCCCG AGAAACATTCATTCATACATTTATGCTCCAAATTGCGGTGCTGGCCAATCACCTGAATGGTATTGTTGGTACCCTGATTCATTGTTGA